One window of the Gordonia crocea genome contains the following:
- a CDS encoding MspA family porin encodes MFHAIASRVAGPLSLAIVAAAAILGAVPSPADAAVSHKTTADGHAITLASAITNTKPTAPLDSNPFTKETFFTVDSKAAVTGLDGKVIKATVVLGYQFGYPVAVAPDGVAITLHTPDLKLQGGIVAKVAPEVKGGADGVGLKAGEAGVESGAEATVLPPVDLSFTVAPGKIHEVDVTKVEMTAPVFEVFWDAIHLSVTNAVGPVSVRPYARIIVTTTTGVYQLASLGNARQV; translated from the coding sequence ATGTTCCACGCAATCGCTTCCCGCGTCGCGGGTCCGCTGTCCCTGGCGATCGTCGCCGCGGCCGCCATCCTCGGCGCCGTGCCGAGCCCGGCCGATGCTGCGGTGTCGCACAAGACGACCGCCGACGGCCACGCCATCACCCTTGCCTCGGCGATCACCAACACCAAGCCGACCGCCCCCCTCGACTCGAACCCGTTCACCAAGGAGACGTTCTTCACCGTCGACTCCAAGGCCGCGGTCACCGGGCTCGACGGCAAGGTCATCAAGGCCACGGTCGTGTTGGGCTACCAGTTCGGCTACCCGGTGGCGGTCGCCCCCGACGGGGTCGCGATCACCCTGCACACCCCCGACCTCAAGCTCCAGGGCGGCATCGTTGCCAAGGTCGCTCCCGAGGTGAAGGGCGGCGCCGACGGCGTCGGCCTGAAGGCCGGTGAAGCCGGTGTCGAGAGCGGCGCCGAGGCCACCGTCCTCCCGCCCGTCGACCTGAGCTTCACCGTCGCCCCCGGAAAGATCCACGAGGTCGACGTGACGAAGGTGGAGATGACCGCGCCGGTGTTCGAGGTCTTCTGGGATGCGATCCACCTGTCGGTGACCAACGCGGTCGGACCGGTGTCTGTTCGCCCCTACGCCCGGATCATCGTCACCACGACGACGGGTGTCTACCAGCTCGCCTCATTGGGGAATGCTCGCCAGGTCTGA